In one window of Nitrospirota bacterium DNA:
- the pilM gene encoding type IV pilus assembly protein PilM: MGSRHIKVVQLKDVKDGYQLERLNIATLPPELIVDGSIIDSPRVVEAIKGLISESGIKIKDAAISVSGHSSVIIKRISLPQMTEDELNDSIKFEAEPYVPFDIDDVNLDFQILGTGEEQNKMDVVIVAVKKDKINEYVSVVKESGLNPVIVDVDLFALANIYEVNYESKPGENTALVNIGAGTININILNGGVSVFTRYSPVGSNLHTEAVQREFGISYNDSERLKRGESIEGIPKENVPPAVNSASEDIIAEIARSFDYFRGATNENDIHEIILSGGCVLIKDFASLLNEKIGADVKIIEPFKNIQIPESFDKAHLKKMGPIAVVALGLALRRLGDR, from the coding sequence GTGGGTTCCAGACACATCAAGGTCGTTCAGCTTAAAGACGTCAAAGACGGCTATCAGTTAGAGCGTTTAAATATCGCCACACTTCCGCCTGAATTAATCGTTGACGGCTCCATCATAGATTCGCCGCGTGTCGTGGAGGCAATAAAAGGGCTTATCTCGGAGTCCGGGATAAAAATAAAGGATGCGGCCATCTCAGTATCAGGACATTCCTCTGTAATCATCAAACGGATATCCCTGCCCCAGATGACCGAAGATGAGTTGAACGATTCAATAAAATTTGAGGCGGAGCCGTATGTGCCGTTTGACATAGACGATGTAAATCTTGACTTCCAGATACTCGGTACAGGCGAAGAACAAAACAAGATGGATGTCGTTATCGTTGCCGTTAAAAAAGATAAGATAAACGAATACGTATCCGTCGTCAAGGAGTCCGGACTCAATCCTGTAATAGTTGATGTAGACCTTTTTGCGCTCGCAAATATCTATGAAGTCAATTATGAGTCAAAGCCCGGAGAAAATACCGCCCTTGTTAATATCGGAGCCGGGACAATTAATATAAATATCCTGAACGGCGGCGTATCCGTATTTACAAGATACAGTCCGGTCGGCAGCAATCTTCACACAGAGGCCGTTCAGCGGGAGTTCGGCATTTCATATAACGATTCAGAACGCTTAAAACGCGGAGAGTCCATTGAAGGAATTCCAAAGGAAAACGTACCACCGGCCGTAAATTCCGCTTCCGAGGATATTATTGCCGAGATTGCCAGGTCTTTTGACTACTTCAGGGGCGCCACGAATGAGAACGATATCCACGAGATTATCCTAAGCGGCGGATGCGTGCTGATAAAAGATTTTGCCTCACTGCTGAATGAGAAAATCGGCGCTGACGTAAAAATCATAGAGCCTTTTAAAAATATCCAAATCCCCGAGAGTTTTGACAAAGCGCATCTTAAAAAAATGGGGCCTATTGCCGTTGTGGCGCTGGGACTGGCTTTAAGGAGACTTGG